In Zunongwangia profunda SM-A87, the following proteins share a genomic window:
- a CDS encoding TldD/PmbA family protein — MKRRDFVQLTGMGLGAMMLPFSTMGSNIAAEALLEPGLDVAAKKILADVALNTARNLGASYADARIGRYLNQYVFTREDKVQNVVNTESFGIGIRVIADGTWGFASTNDVTEDGIKKATSQAVAIAKANAKIQKEPVQLAPVEAFGEVSWKTPIKKDFKEVPVSQKVELLLDANSAAMNNGANFVNSSLFMVNEQKYFASTDGSYIDQDIHRIWPTFDVTAIDRTAGKFKSRSALSAPMGMGYEYLDGLESEKLVGPAGLKLYRNSYDIIEDATLAAKQAKEMLTAESVQPGKYDLVLEPNHLGLTIHESVGHPLELDRVLGYEANYAGTSFATLDKWKSGDFKYGSDKVNIVADKTQPHSLGAVGYDDEGVKTKKWDLIRNGILVNYEAIRDQVKIIDQNESHGCCYAQSWNDVQFQRMPNVSLEPGKEKYSVEEMIKDVEKGIYIAGRGSYSIDQQRYNFQFGGTVFYEIKDGKIVGMLNDVAYQSNTQEFWNSCVKICDESDYRLFGSFFDGKGQPSQVSAVSHGSSTSRFKDVNVINTGRSI, encoded by the coding sequence ATGAAAAGAAGAGACTTTGTCCAATTAACCGGAATGGGTTTAGGGGCCATGATGCTTCCTTTTTCTACTATGGGAAGTAATATTGCTGCTGAAGCCCTTTTGGAACCGGGATTAGATGTAGCTGCAAAAAAGATCCTTGCCGATGTAGCTTTAAATACTGCTAGAAATCTTGGAGCCAGTTATGCAGATGCTCGTATTGGGCGATATTTAAATCAATATGTTTTTACTCGTGAAGATAAAGTTCAGAATGTGGTGAATACCGAATCATTTGGTATAGGTATTCGGGTAATCGCTGATGGAACCTGGGGTTTTGCCTCTACCAATGACGTGACTGAAGACGGAATCAAGAAAGCGACCAGCCAGGCTGTTGCCATTGCAAAAGCGAATGCTAAAATTCAGAAAGAACCAGTGCAATTAGCACCGGTGGAGGCGTTTGGTGAAGTAAGCTGGAAAACTCCAATAAAAAAAGATTTTAAAGAAGTACCGGTGTCTCAAAAAGTAGAATTGCTCTTAGATGCGAATTCGGCCGCTATGAATAATGGAGCCAATTTTGTGAACTCCTCTTTGTTCATGGTGAACGAACAAAAATATTTTGCTTCTACAGATGGCTCTTATATCGATCAGGATATTCATAGAATTTGGCCTACTTTCGATGTAACCGCTATCGATCGTACAGCTGGAAAATTTAAATCTAGATCAGCTCTTAGTGCACCCATGGGAATGGGCTATGAATATTTAGATGGTTTAGAAAGCGAAAAATTAGTTGGTCCGGCCGGTTTAAAATTATATAGAAATAGCTACGATATTATAGAAGATGCCACTTTAGCGGCAAAACAGGCTAAAGAAATGCTTACAGCAGAATCTGTTCAGCCAGGAAAATATGATCTTGTTTTAGAACCTAACCATTTAGGACTTACTATACATGAATCTGTAGGACATCCGTTGGAGCTAGACCGGGTTCTTGGTTACGAAGCTAATTATGCGGGTACCAGTTTTGCTACTTTAGATAAATGGAAGTCTGGCGACTTTAAATATGGCAGTGATAAGGTAAATATCGTAGCAGATAAAACGCAACCTCATTCTTTAGGAGCTGTTGGTTACGACGACGAAGGAGTGAAAACCAAGAAATGGGATCTTATTAGAAATGGCATTTTAGTGAATTACGAAGCGATTAGAGATCAGGTTAAAATTATCGATCAAAACGAATCTCACGGTTGCTGTTATGCACAAAGCTGGAATGATGTTCAGTTCCAAAGAATGCCAAATGTTTCTTTAGAGCCGGGCAAAGAAAAATATTCGGTAGAAGAAATGATAAAAGATGTAGAAAAAGGGATTTATATCGCAGGTCGCGGCTCGTATTCTATCGATCAACAGCGATATAATTTCCAGTTTGGAGGTACCGTCTTTTACGAAATTAAGGACGGAAAAATCGTAGGGATGCTAAACGATGTTGCTTACCAGTCAAACACTCAGGAGTTCTGGAATTCCTGTGTGAAGATCTGTGACGAGAGCGATTATCGTTTATTTGGTTCGTTCTTCGATGGGAAAGGTCAGCCATCACAGGTTAGTGCCGTTTCTCATGGTAGTTCTACTTCACGATTTAAAGATGTAAATGTGATCAATACAGGAAGAAGCATCTAA
- a CDS encoding (2Fe-2S)-binding protein, protein MAKFNLNINGEEKTVDVDPNTPLLWVLRDHLHLVGTKYGCGIAQCGACTVHFNGAAVRSCQLPISSLEGSKIKTIEGLSENGDHPVQQAWLDIDVPQCGYCQAGQIMSASALLESNPNPTDEEIENTMNGNICRCGTYSRIKAAIKAASKSQIA, encoded by the coding sequence ATGGCGAAATTCAATCTTAATATCAACGGTGAAGAGAAAACCGTAGATGTAGACCCTAATACCCCGCTATTATGGGTTTTGAGAGATCATTTACATTTAGTAGGAACTAAATATGGCTGCGGAATTGCCCAATGTGGCGCCTGTACGGTTCATTTTAATGGTGCTGCAGTACGTTCTTGCCAGCTACCGATTTCTTCTTTAGAAGGAAGTAAGATAAAAACTATCGAGGGTTTGTCTGAAAATGGAGATCATCCAGTACAACAGGCCTGGTTAGACATAGACGTTCCGCAATGCGGTTATTGCCAGGCCGGGCAAATTATGTCGGCTTCTGCATTGTTGGAAAGCAATCCAAATCCAACAGATGAAGAAATAGAAAATACCATGAATGGTAATATTTGTCGATGCGGCACTTATAGCCGAATTAAAGCGGCGATCAAAGCTGCTTCAAAATCTCAAATAGCCTAA
- a CDS encoding DUF4494 domain-containing protein, whose amino-acid sequence MSVIWYECKVKYRKTHETGEQKVVTEVYLLDAVSYTEAETRITEEMQKLTSEDFMIKNIKIANFAEVHPFDNSDRWFKSKVSLIAMDEESGKEKKSNSYILVQANDVKEAFENTTKAMEETMGDYSIPSIVESPILDVFPYFTGEEEQLEKYNMMDAVESLSEEAQQEEAKQEEA is encoded by the coding sequence ATGAGCGTAATTTGGTATGAATGTAAGGTGAAATACAGAAAAACACACGAAACTGGCGAGCAGAAAGTGGTAACCGAAGTGTATCTGCTGGATGCAGTGTCTTATACTGAAGCTGAAACCAGAATTACTGAAGAAATGCAGAAGCTTACCAGTGAAGATTTTATGATTAAAAATATTAAAATCGCAAATTTCGCTGAGGTTCATCCTTTTGATAATTCAGATCGTTGGTTTAAATCTAAGGTTTCTTTAATCGCTATGGATGAAGAAAGCGGAAAAGAAAAAAAATCAAATAGTTATATACTGGTGCAGGCTAATGATGTAAAAGAGGCTTTTGAGAATACTACTAAGGCGATGGAAGAAACCATGGGTGATTATAGTATACCATCGATTGTAGAATCACCTATTTTAGATGTATTTCCGTATTTTACTGGAGAAGAAGAGCAGCTGGAAAAATATAATATGATGGATGCTGTAGAAAGCTTAAGCGAAGAAGCACAACAGGAAGAGGCAAAACAGGAAGAAGCGTAG
- a CDS encoding 3-keto-disaccharide hydrolase → MKKLKITTLLLFGIGCYGIGFAQVDAPNTPPEVSPMPMKPEMTEIWEPQVSKITPGEKPGDAPSDAIILFDGENLDQWVSQADTEKAAPWAIKDGYFEVVPGSGGIQTKMKFGDAQIHIEWSAPDKVENSGQGRGNSGLFLQNRYELQILDSYNNRSYSNGQAGSIYKDAPPLVNAMRSPDQWNVYDVIYTAPRFKDGKIDQKAKITVLHNGVVVQNNTTIQGLTLYIGLHNYPEAHEEDVIALQDHGTKVQFRNIWVRKL, encoded by the coding sequence ATGAAAAAACTTAAAATAACCACACTATTATTATTTGGTATAGGATGTTACGGTATTGGTTTTGCCCAGGTTGATGCGCCTAATACACCGCCAGAAGTATCTCCTATGCCCATGAAACCAGAAATGACTGAAATTTGGGAACCCCAGGTTAGTAAAATTACTCCGGGTGAAAAACCGGGTGATGCACCTTCAGATGCTATCATACTTTTTGATGGTGAAAATTTAGATCAATGGGTAAGTCAGGCTGATACCGAAAAAGCAGCTCCCTGGGCTATAAAAGATGGTTATTTTGAAGTTGTTCCAGGCTCCGGCGGCATCCAGACGAAAATGAAGTTTGGCGATGCACAAATTCATATTGAATGGAGTGCTCCCGATAAGGTAGAAAATTCAGGACAAGGACGAGGAAACAGCGGATTGTTTCTTCAAAACCGATACGAGTTACAAATTTTAGATTCCTACAATAACCGCTCTTATAGCAATGGCCAGGCAGGAAGTATTTATAAAGATGCGCCACCACTAGTTAATGCCATGCGTTCTCCAGATCAATGGAATGTATACGATGTGATTTACACTGCTCCACGTTTTAAAGATGGCAAAATAGACCAAAAGGCAAAAATTACCGTGCTCCATAATGGCGTGGTCGTACAAAACAACACAACTATACAAGGCTTAACCCTTTATATTGGTTTACATAATTACCCTGAGGCGCACGAAGAAGATGTTATTGCTTTACAAGATCACGGTACCAAAGTTCAATTTAGAAATATTTGGGTGAGAAAATTATAA
- a CDS encoding arylesterase, whose product MKLANLNSLILAIFCLIFFNSCKNEEKQSGSSSEKVSTQTASEEDKAEEAPVVLFFGTSLTAGLGLDTTEAYPALIQKKMDSLGMDYSVVNAGLSGETTASGLNRLDWVFKQNVDVLVIELGANDGLRGVSLKETKSNLEQIINTAREKNPEVKIILAGMQIPPNMGEEYTSEFRSLFPDLAEQYNLELIPFLLEGVAGDPKLNQEDGIHPTAEGQQILANNVWKLLKEDL is encoded by the coding sequence ATGAAATTAGCCAATCTTAATAGCCTGATATTAGCGATTTTTTGCCTTATTTTTTTTAATTCCTGCAAAAACGAAGAAAAGCAGTCTGGGTCTTCTTCTGAAAAAGTTTCTACTCAAACGGCTTCTGAAGAAGATAAAGCTGAAGAAGCGCCAGTCGTGTTATTTTTTGGAACCAGTTTAACCGCAGGTTTAGGCTTGGATACTACAGAAGCATATCCGGCGCTGATTCAGAAAAAAATGGATTCACTGGGGATGGATTATAGCGTGGTGAATGCAGGATTAAGTGGTGAAACCACCGCAAGTGGATTAAACCGACTTGATTGGGTTTTTAAGCAAAATGTGGATGTTCTGGTGATTGAACTTGGGGCCAATGATGGTTTACGTGGTGTGTCGTTAAAGGAAACCAAGAGTAATTTAGAACAGATTATTAATACGGCAAGGGAGAAAAACCCTGAAGTAAAAATTATTCTGGCCGGAATGCAAATTCCCCCAAATATGGGAGAGGAATATACCTCTGAATTTAGATCACTTTTCCCTGATTTAGCAGAGCAATATAATTTAGAGCTTATTCCTTTTTTATTGGAAGGTGTTGCCGGAGATCCAAAATTAAATCAGGAAGATGGTATTCATCCCACAGCCGAAGGGCAACAAATTCTGGCGAATAATGTCTGGAAATTATTGAAAGAAGATCTATAA
- a CDS encoding xanthine dehydrogenase family protein molybdopterin-binding subunit produces the protein MTKKSTTVNRRSFIKSVGIAGGGLLIGFNWLACKRSEEVAVGETALEMPDEWFELNGYLKIGDNGVVTIYSPNPEIGQNVKTSMPMMVAEELDVDWNNVIVEQAPLNTELYSRQLAGGSQSIRQGWEPLRRAGATARYMLLEAAAKQLEVPVEELSVEDGIISHSGSDKKISYGEIAKAAAEIEIPEEEQVILKSKNDFKIIGSSRKNVDAKKIVTGQPLFGLDTYKEGMLTAMIVHPPKFGMEFKSMDADKIKEMPGIKDVFTIDTYPEGLQKQWSDVSAFSKLVVVLGESTWQVMQAKKALKVEWDLNPELTKKIEILEKSAGMGEVSGLESSAIHTSLMADVGSKKAETIRKDGDPETAFKKATRIIERSYTCPFLAHNCMEPMNFFANVTEDKAELLGPIQTPEYAEKTIQSRLGLDLENIDIQMTRMGGGFGRRLYGNFLVEAAVISQKAGAPVKLVYSREDDMTDGVYRPAYHVTYRAALDANNKITAFHVNAGGIKESPLFANRFPAGAIENYLAESWTLDSNISIGAFRAPRSNFIAGAEQSFLDELAEETGQDPIQFRLDLLKKAKESPVGENNDYDATRFAGVLEMVRDKSGWGRQDQNSNRGISAYYCHNSYVAQILDLRVQNNEPIIDKVVCAVDCGIVVNPDAAKNMVEGGTIDGIGHALYSKISFEDGMPQQSNYDTYRLIRHKEAPKSIEVYFIENGIDPTGLGEPPFPPVIGALANALYKATGKRFYDQPYIAGLQGELKT, from the coding sequence ATGACAAAGAAAAGTACAACAGTTAATAGAAGGTCTTTTATAAAGAGTGTTGGTATTGCCGGTGGTGGTTTGCTTATTGGTTTTAACTGGCTGGCCTGTAAGCGCAGTGAAGAAGTTGCTGTGGGAGAAACGGCCTTAGAGATGCCCGATGAGTGGTTTGAACTTAACGGCTACTTAAAAATAGGCGATAATGGAGTGGTGACAATTTATTCTCCAAATCCTGAAATTGGTCAGAATGTAAAAACCTCGATGCCAATGATGGTGGCTGAAGAACTTGATGTAGACTGGAATAATGTGATCGTAGAACAAGCGCCTTTAAATACTGAATTATACTCAAGACAGCTTGCCGGTGGTAGTCAATCAATTCGCCAGGGTTGGGAACCGCTAAGAAGAGCAGGAGCAACAGCAAGATATATGCTATTGGAAGCTGCTGCGAAGCAACTGGAAGTTCCGGTGGAAGAACTAAGCGTGGAAGACGGAATTATTTCGCATTCGGGTAGCGATAAGAAAATTTCGTACGGAGAGATTGCCAAAGCTGCCGCTGAGATTGAAATTCCAGAGGAAGAGCAGGTTATTTTAAAGTCCAAAAACGATTTTAAAATTATAGGTTCTTCAAGAAAAAATGTAGATGCTAAAAAGATCGTAACCGGGCAACCGCTTTTTGGCTTAGATACTTATAAAGAAGGAATGCTAACGGCCATGATCGTTCATCCTCCAAAATTTGGAATGGAATTTAAATCGATGGATGCCGATAAAATTAAAGAAATGCCAGGCATTAAAGATGTCTTTACCATCGATACTTATCCAGAAGGGCTCCAAAAACAATGGAGTGATGTTTCTGCCTTCAGTAAGTTGGTTGTTGTTTTAGGAGAATCGACCTGGCAGGTCATGCAAGCCAAAAAAGCTTTAAAAGTAGAATGGGATTTAAATCCTGAGCTGACAAAAAAGATTGAAATTCTTGAAAAATCAGCAGGAATGGGAGAGGTAAGTGGTTTAGAGAGTTCAGCAATACATACTTCTTTAATGGCTGATGTTGGATCTAAAAAAGCGGAAACAATACGAAAAGACGGTGATCCGGAAACTGCTTTTAAAAAAGCAACAAGAATTATAGAACGCTCCTATACCTGTCCGTTTTTAGCGCATAACTGCATGGAACCCATGAACTTTTTTGCCAATGTCACCGAGGATAAAGCCGAATTATTAGGCCCTATTCAAACTCCCGAATATGCTGAGAAAACCATCCAGTCCCGCTTAGGTTTAGACCTTGAGAATATAGATATCCAAATGACAAGGATGGGTGGCGGTTTTGGGCGTCGTTTATATGGTAATTTTCTGGTAGAAGCGGCGGTAATATCTCAAAAAGCAGGCGCACCGGTTAAGTTGGTGTATTCCAGAGAAGATGACATGACAGATGGTGTTTATCGCCCGGCATATCACGTAACTTATAGAGCTGCTTTAGATGCTAATAATAAGATCACTGCATTTCATGTTAATGCAGGGGGAATAAAGGAAAGTCCGTTATTCGCCAATCGCTTTCCTGCCGGAGCAATTGAAAATTATTTAGCCGAAAGCTGGACCTTGGATAGTAATATTTCAATAGGAGCATTTAGAGCGCCAAGGTCTAATTTTATAGCCGGAGCCGAGCAATCATTTTTAGATGAGTTAGCGGAAGAAACCGGTCAGGATCCAATTCAGTTTAGGCTAGATCTATTGAAAAAAGCCAAGGAAAGTCCGGTAGGGGAAAACAATGATTATGATGCGACTCGTTTTGCCGGCGTGCTAGAAATGGTAAGAGATAAATCGGGTTGGGGAAGGCAAGACCAAAATAGTAATCGCGGAATTTCAGCTTACTATTGTCATAACTCGTATGTGGCTCAGATCTTAGATTTAAGAGTCCAAAATAACGAACCGATTATCGATAAAGTAGTTTGCGCGGTAGATTGCGGAATTGTAGTAAATCCTGATGCCGCTAAAAATATGGTAGAAGGCGGAACCATAGATGGTATTGGGCATGCATTATATAGTAAGATTAGTTTTGAAGACGGTATGCCGCAACAAAGTAATTACGATACTTATCGTTTAATACGACATAAGGAAGCACCAAAAAGTATCGAAGTATATTTTATCGAAAATGGAATCGATCCAACCGGATTGGGAGAACCACCATTTCCGCCGGTTATTGGAGCGCTGGCTAATGCTTTATATAAAGCTACCGGAAAACGTTTCTACGATCAGCCTTATATCGCCGGGCTTCAGGGCGAATTAAAAACATAA
- a CDS encoding ABC transporter permease yields the protein MQQIKTQQPGFSWLLKMAWRDGKASKRKLLLFMASIVLGIAAVVSIQSFGENLQDNIALQSKSLMGADYTIDMNHPPSERVTEIMDSLGIDSREISFASMAAFPNKTGTKFVSVRGIDKGFPFYGELETTPKSAASDYQNQNGALVDATVMLQLDIAVGDSIKIGDIIFPILGELKQAPGSSSLFGAIAPPVIIPYKFIEQTGLIQTGSRINYDYYFLADKNTNLKLLDEKIVPQLKQEDADLDTHLSTSERLGKRYENFGKFLNLVAFIALLLGCVGIASAINIYIKEKLKSVAVLKCLGASRKQSFLIFLIQVAFIGFLSGILGSILGVILQYAFPIILEGLLPLQIALSISPRVILAGIVLGILMSVLFALYPLVGTLYVSPLQVLRVQENTSSKSRKALLGISILIILFLFLFSFWLLRNWQYALSFITGVLVTFAILAGIAKVFMNLIRKFFPESWSFVSRQSLRNLFRPQNQTLILILAIGIGTFLISTLYFSKDLLLAQATLDNNDTSANMILLDVQTGQTKNVSKTIASQDLPVIEDIPIVTMRVQNIKGRSVNEIREDSISTINGWILSHEFRVTYRDSLIASESIENGEWIAEVENPEMIPISVSTNFAEDAQVEVGDQVTFNVQGVLMKTKIASTRLVDWGRMQTNFSIVFPKGVLEQAPQFHVITTKVPDAQKSAEIQQLLVKNYPNISILDLRQVLSIIEGLLDKISWIINFMAFFSILTGIIVLLGAVRTSKYQRIKESVLLRTIGAKSNQILKIAALEYIYLGVLGSLSGILLSLISSLLLAWLAFETTFIPSWIPFGILFPGITLLVLIIGLANSRSVIKNPPLQVLRRESI from the coding sequence ATGCAGCAAATTAAGACTCAACAACCAGGATTTTCCTGGCTGCTAAAAATGGCCTGGAGAGATGGAAAGGCCAGTAAACGCAAGCTTTTGCTTTTTATGGCTTCTATTGTTTTGGGAATTGCCGCCGTGGTTTCTATTCAATCTTTTGGAGAAAATTTACAGGATAATATTGCGTTACAATCTAAATCCCTGATGGGTGCCGATTATACCATAGATATGAATCATCCGCCAAGCGAGCGGGTAACTGAAATCATGGATTCTCTGGGTATCGATTCACGCGAAATTAGTTTTGCCTCCATGGCTGCTTTTCCTAACAAGACAGGAACAAAATTTGTAAGCGTTCGTGGTATTGATAAGGGGTTTCCTTTTTATGGAGAACTGGAAACCACACCTAAATCTGCAGCTTCAGACTACCAAAATCAAAATGGCGCTTTAGTAGATGCTACTGTGATGCTTCAGCTCGACATTGCAGTAGGTGATAGTATTAAAATTGGCGACATCATATTCCCTATTTTAGGAGAATTAAAGCAGGCTCCCGGTAGTTCTTCACTTTTTGGAGCGATAGCGCCACCGGTGATTATTCCGTATAAATTTATAGAGCAAACCGGACTCATACAAACCGGAAGCCGTATTAATTACGACTATTATTTTCTAGCCGATAAAAATACCAATCTTAAACTTTTAGATGAAAAAATTGTCCCCCAATTAAAGCAAGAAGATGCCGATCTTGACACCCATCTATCAACCAGTGAGCGATTAGGTAAACGTTATGAAAACTTCGGAAAGTTCCTAAATCTTGTTGCTTTTATTGCTTTATTATTGGGCTGTGTGGGAATTGCCAGCGCAATTAATATTTACATCAAGGAAAAATTAAAATCGGTTGCGGTGCTAAAATGCCTGGGGGCTTCTAGAAAACAAAGTTTTTTAATCTTCTTGATTCAGGTTGCTTTTATAGGATTTTTAAGCGGAATTTTAGGAAGTATTCTAGGCGTAATTTTACAATATGCTTTTCCGATAATTTTAGAAGGTTTACTCCCGCTACAAATAGCTTTATCGATTTCACCAAGAGTAATTTTAGCCGGAATCGTATTGGGTATTTTAATGTCTGTTTTATTTGCATTGTACCCTCTTGTAGGTACACTTTACGTATCACCGCTTCAGGTTTTACGTGTTCAGGAAAATACGAGTTCAAAATCACGAAAAGCACTTTTAGGAATTTCAATATTGATTATTTTATTTTTATTCCTCTTCTCATTTTGGCTCCTTAGAAACTGGCAATATGCATTGTCATTCATTACTGGTGTATTAGTCACTTTTGCGATTTTAGCCGGTATTGCTAAGGTATTTATGAATCTTATCCGAAAATTTTTCCCTGAATCCTGGAGTTTTGTTTCACGACAATCCCTTCGGAATTTATTCAGACCACAAAACCAGACCTTGATCCTGATTTTGGCAATTGGCATTGGTACTTTTTTAATCAGTACACTTTATTTTAGTAAAGATTTATTACTCGCACAGGCTACCTTAGATAATAACGACACCAGTGCCAATATGATTTTGCTGGATGTACAAACAGGCCAGACGAAAAACGTGTCTAAAACTATAGCTTCGCAGGATTTACCTGTAATCGAAGATATCCCAATCGTTACGATGCGCGTGCAAAATATTAAGGGAAGATCGGTAAATGAGATTCGAGAAGACAGCATTTCTACTATTAACGGGTGGATTTTAAGCCATGAGTTTCGTGTGACCTACCGGGACTCTTTAATTGCTTCGGAAAGTATTGAAAATGGAGAGTGGATTGCTGAAGTTGAAAATCCTGAAATGATCCCGATATCGGTAAGTACAAATTTTGCTGAAGATGCTCAGGTTGAAGTTGGCGATCAGGTCACTTTTAATGTACAGGGTGTTTTAATGAAAACGAAAATTGCCAGTACCCGACTGGTCGATTGGGGACGGATGCAGACTAACTTTTCTATTGTTTTTCCAAAAGGTGTTTTGGAGCAGGCACCACAATTTCATGTCATAACGACAAAGGTCCCCGATGCACAAAAGTCGGCTGAAATTCAGCAATTATTAGTCAAAAATTATCCAAACATTTCGATTTTAGATTTACGCCAGGTATTGAGCATAATCGAAGGATTACTGGACAAAATAAGTTGGATCATCAATTTTATGGCCTTTTTTAGTATTCTTACGGGAATTATTGTTCTATTAGGTGCGGTTAGAACCAGTAAATATCAACGCATTAAAGAGAGTGTCCTGCTTAGAACAATAGGTGCTAAAAGTAACCAGATTCTTAAGATTGCAGCCCTAGAATATATTTATTTGGGGGTTTTGGGAAGTTTAAGTGGAATTTTATTATCACTAATAAGTAGTTTATTATTAGCCTGGTTGGCTTTTGAAACCACCTTTATTCCATCCTGGATTCCGTTTGGAATTTTATTCCCGGGGATTACTTTACTGGTTTTAATTATTGGATTGGCAAATAGCCGTAGTGTAATAAAAAACCCGCCGCTACAGGTACTGCGGCGGGAAAGTATATAA
- a CDS encoding YkgJ family cysteine cluster protein, with amino-acid sequence MKLEEKVRAVESLFETLSEELDTFQAQAGFSCATGCGKCCEKPGIQASPLEFLPWAFQCFLSGKAEETLDHLNLSTVEICHLYKTLSLESGSGRCTAYHERGLVCRLFGYAAQRDKLGKLQLVSCKLLKQQSVAFQKTSQAIQENLPVPVFSDYYLQLAQIDFNLGRKIIPINKAMKLALEEVLQYYSYRPFPINWKRIA; translated from the coding sequence ATGAAATTAGAAGAAAAAGTAAGGGCAGTCGAAAGTTTATTCGAAACCCTTTCAGAAGAGCTTGATACTTTTCAGGCTCAGGCTGGGTTTAGTTGCGCTACCGGATGCGGGAAATGTTGCGAAAAACCAGGTATTCAAGCATCACCACTAGAATTTTTACCATGGGCATTTCAGTGCTTTTTATCAGGAAAAGCTGAAGAAACTTTGGATCACCTAAATTTATCGACTGTCGAAATTTGTCATTTATATAAAACCTTGAGTTTGGAGAGTGGTTCTGGCAGATGTACAGCGTATCATGAGCGCGGTTTGGTTTGCAGGCTATTTGGCTATGCAGCGCAACGTGATAAACTGGGGAAACTTCAGTTGGTAAGTTGTAAATTATTAAAGCAGCAATCAGTGGCTTTTCAGAAAACATCGCAGGCGATTCAGGAAAATTTACCGGTACCGGTTTTTAGCGATTATTATTTACAATTGGCGCAAATCGATTTTAATTTAGGAAGAAAAATAATTCCTATTAACAAAGCGATGAAACTGGCTTTAGAAGAAGTTTTACAGTACTACTCCTACCGTCCCTTCCCAATCAATTGGAAAAGAATCGCTTAG
- a CDS encoding ABC transporter ATP-binding protein → MTKILNLTNLEKSYDSGSKKLQILHDINFEVEAKETFAIVGPSGSGKTTLLGLCAGLDQIDKGEIELCGIKLSSLSEDDLASLRNQKVGFVFQNFQLLPTLTALENVAVPLELQGNRQATEKAKALLKKVGLDHRMNHYPSQLSGGEQQRVALARAFSNDPEILFADEPTGNLDAETGKKVIQLLFDLNAELGTTLVIVTHDMELAKMTQHILEIKGGKIVSDQKTGI, encoded by the coding sequence ATGACAAAGATATTAAACCTTACCAACCTGGAGAAGAGCTACGACAGCGGAAGTAAAAAACTCCAGATTTTGCATGATATTAATTTCGAAGTTGAAGCCAAAGAAACCTTTGCGATCGTTGGCCCATCGGGTAGCGGAAAAACGACTTTATTGGGACTTTGCGCAGGTTTAGACCAGATTGACAAGGGTGAAATCGAATTATGTGGCATAAAATTAAGCAGTCTTTCTGAAGATGACCTGGCCTCGCTACGGAATCAAAAAGTGGGGTTTGTTTTTCAAAATTTTCAATTATTACCCACACTTACCGCATTAGAAAATGTGGCGGTTCCGTTAGAATTACAAGGAAACAGACAGGCTACAGAAAAAGCTAAAGCATTACTGAAGAAAGTAGGTTTAGACCATAGAATGAATCATTATCCTTCACAACTTTCTGGCGGAGAGCAACAACGGGTAGCTTTAGCCAGAGCTTTTTCTAACGATCCTGAAATTCTTTTTGCTGATGAACCTACCGGAAATCTGGATGCTGAAACCGGGAAAAAAGTAATTCAGTTATTATTTGATTTAAATGCCGAGCTAGGCACCACCTTGGTGATTGTAACTCATGATATGGAATTGGCCAAAATGACCCAGCATATTTTAGAAATTAAGGGTGGGAAAATAGTATCTGACCAGAAAACAGGGATTTAA
- a CDS encoding GNAT family N-acetyltransferase, whose protein sequence is MIEIFKVSKSDYLELLKIWEESVRATHHFLKEDDIAYFKPLILNTYFAAVHLRYTKAENGKITGFIGCADKGIEMLFLAPEYRGQGIGKVLVEFSIAEFDIEKVDVNEDNEQALGFYTKMGFKVVERSEKDGLGKPYPILHMKLKNKIDHEISQS, encoded by the coding sequence ATGATAGAGATATTTAAGGTTTCAAAAAGTGATTATCTGGAACTTTTAAAAATTTGGGAAGAATCAGTTAGGGCTACGCATCACTTTTTAAAAGAGGACGATATTGCGTATTTTAAACCCTTAATTTTGAATACGTATTTTGCTGCCGTACACTTGCGTTATACGAAAGCTGAAAATGGAAAAATCACCGGTTTTATAGGTTGTGCAGATAAAGGGATTGAAATGTTGTTTTTGGCTCCTGAATATCGTGGGCAGGGGATTGGTAAGGTTTTAGTTGAATTCTCCATAGCCGAATTTGATATCGAAAAGGTAGACGTAAACGAAGATAATGAGCAGGCACTGGGATTTTATACCAAAATGGGTTTTAAAGTCGTTGAACGCTCTGAAAAGGATGGATTGGGAAAACCTTATCCTATCTTGCATATGAAACTAAAAAATAAAATTGACCATGAAATTAGCCAATCTTAA